The following coding sequences lie in one Vanessa atalanta chromosome 1, ilVanAtal1.2, whole genome shotgun sequence genomic window:
- the LOC125064748 gene encoding protein limb expression 1 homolog translates to MVYPEASRWGAPDSLAPLYDDVYRADGVLSTVNVVEALQEFWQVKASRNGGAGSGGSGALVIYESVPAAHPPYVCYVTLPGGACFGSFQNCPTKAEARRSAAKIALMNSVFNEHESRRISEHFIEKAVAEARASFAGDAASHQDPSAGIAAFRFMLEANKGRTMLEFQELMTVFQLLHWNGSLRAMRERQCSRQEVVAHYSARALDDAMREQMAREWASREREAAATGGGVLRSELARAERELRAARLAARELRFPKEKRDILLLAARLAPPQQQQ, encoded by the exons CGGACGGAGTTCTCTCGACGGTGAACGTAGTAGAGGCGCTGCAAGAGTTCTGGCAGGTGAAGGCGTCGAGAAATGGCGGTGCGGGCAGTGGCGGCAGCGGCGCGCTTGTTATTTATGAGTCCGTGCCCGCCGCGCACCCACCATACGTCTGCTATGTCACGCTACCAGGCGGCGCTTGCTTCGGTAGCTTTCAG aatTGTCCCACAAAAGCTGAGGCGAGGCGGAGTGCGGCTAAAATTGCCCTAATGAACAGCGTGTTTAACGAACACGAATCGCGTCGCATATCGGAGCACTTCATCGAAAAAGCGGTGGCAGAGGCGCGGGCGTCGTTTGCTGGGGACGCTGCGTCCCACCAAGATCCTAGCGCTGGAATAGCTGCTTTTag ATTTATGCTGGAAGCAAACAAGGGTCGCACGATGCTGGAATTTCAGGAATTGATGACAGTGTTCCAGCTTTTGCATTGGAACGGATCGCTGAGAGCGATGCGTGAGCGACAGTGTTCGAGGCAAGAGGTTGTCGCGCATTATTCAGCGCGGGCGCTGGACGACGCTATGCGCGAGCAGATGGCGCGTGAATGGGCTTCGAGAGAGAGGGAAGCGGCCGCAACGGGCGGCGGCGTGTTACGAAGTGAGCTCGCGCGCGCGGAACGCGAACTCCGCGCAGCGAGGCTCGCGGCTCGCGAACTCCGCTTCCCTAAAGAGAAACGCGATATCCTTCTATTGGCTGCACGTCTCGCTCCGCCGCAACAGCAACAGTGA